Genomic DNA from Paracoccus sp. MBLB3053:
GAAGCTTGCGCGGCCGATCCGCCCGACATGTTCGGGGATTTCGACCTTGCGACCCTTGACCTCGAGCATCAGCGGCTGGGCTGGCGCGCCTGCAGTTTCCTCGCGCCAAAGCAGGTCCATATGGCTGCGGGCAATGCTGTCGGCGGGCGTGAACCAGACCTGCCCGCCTTCGTCACGGTTCTGTCGATGATCCGTGGCACTGGCCAGTTCGATCACCTCGAGCCGCTCGCGCAGCAGCGCGATGAAGGGCAGGAAAAGCTGGCGGTTCAGCCCGTTCTTGTACAGATCCTCGGGCACGCGGTTCGAGGTGGTGACCACCGTCACCCCTTCTTCGAACAGGATCTGGAACAGGCGTCCCACGATCATGGCATCCGCGATATCGGTGATCTGCATCTCATCGAAGCAGAGAAGCTTCACCTTTTCCGCAATGGATCTTGCCACCGGTCGGACCACATCCTGCTGTCCGGTCTTGCGCACGGCTTCCAGAGCGCCCTGCACTTCCTGCATGAATTCATGGAAATGCACGCGGCGCTTCTGATCGAGCGGTGCGGCATCCATCACCAGGTCCATCAGCATGGACTTGCCGCGACCGACCCCGCCCCAAAGGTAGATCCCCTTGACGGGGGGCGTGTCCGCGGCACCGTTGCCGGGCTTCATCAACCGCGACAGCCAGCCCGATTTCTGGGCCTGTGGCGCGGGCCGCGCGGCCAGATCGCGAACCAGGCGGTCAAGGGCGGGCAGCACGCCGCGCTGCGCGTCATCGGGAGCAAGCTGGCCTGCCTTGACGCGGGCCTCGTAGAGTTCGGAAACAGTCGCCATATGTGCCCCCTGCCAAAGAAAGCACCGGCCCGCAAGGGCCGGTGCCGGCCAATCGCCGCAGTTTCAGCCGATCGCACGGTCCCGCGTTTCGGGGCCGATCATCAGCGTGGTCACCGCCGCCAGAACAAGCAGCGCGGCAAAGGCGCCGATCGCGATCCCGAAGCCCTGGGCCACGACCAGACCCAGCAGTGATGGGGCCAGCAACCCGCCTACCCGCGCGACCGCGCTTGCGGTGCCCATGCCGGTGGCCCGCAGTCCGGTCGGGTAAAGTTCGGGCGTGATCGCATAGAGCGCGCCCCAGGTTCCCAGCAGGGCAAAGCTCATCAGCAACAGCGCAAGCCCGCCCATCAGCGGTGTCGTGGCCAGCGTGAAAAGGAAGCAGCCAGCTGCGCTGAGGACAAGGAAAAGCTGAAGCGTCAGCTTGCGTCCCCAGGCCTCGACCCCGAAAGCGGCGAGCGCATAGCCGGGGATCTGGGCGAGAGCCAGCAGAACAAGGAAACCATAGCTTTTCACGAAACCGGCTCCGCCGGAAACCAGCTGAGAGGGAAGCCAGACGAACACGCCGTAATAGGACACCGACACAAGAAACCACGTGGCGAAGATGGCAAGGCTGCGTCGACGCAACTCGGGCCCGAAGATGCCTTGGCCGACCTCGGGCGCGGCTGGCGCCACAAGGCGGGTTTCCGGGCCCAGATGGCGCGCGCCATTGCCCGCAAGGACGCGGTTGACGACGGCGCGGGCCTTTTCCTCTTTCCCGTGCCGCAGAAGGAACATCGGCGATTCCGGAACCCAGAGCCGCATGACGACACCGATCACCGCCGGCAGGGCGGCGACGCCGAAGATCCAGCGCCAGGCCTCGGCGGCACCTGCCAGATGGGCGATCCAGGCCGTCAAGGCGATCACGATGGTGCCGACGGCCCAAAAGCCTTCAAGCCAGACCAGCCAGCGCCCGCGATTCCTCGGCGGCAGGAATTCTGCCATCAGCGCGTAATCGACGGGCAAGGTGCCTCCGACCGCCATGCCGGTCAGGAAGCGCAACGCCAGAAGCATCGTGAAATCCTGCGCAAAGGCAGAAGCCAGGCCGAAGAGGGCATCGCAGAGCACTGTCAGCAGCAGCACGTTCCTGCGCCCGATCCGGTCTGCGATCCGACCGAACAGGGTGGCTCCGGCAAACATGCCCAGGAAGAACAGCGTTCCTGTCTGCAGCGCCTGCGGCACGGTCAGCCCGAAGCTGGTCGCGATCGAGGCCGCCGTGAAACCGATCGCCAGGACCTGCATCGCATCGGCAGCCCAGACCAGGCCGAAAATTCCCAGCAGACGCTGCTGGAAACGCCCTGCCCCGCCGTGCGTCAGCGCCTCGTCGACGGTCATGTCCATGATCTTCCCCAATCCCGACTCGGAAATTTGGCGTCATATGTTCACAACTTCGCGGGCAATGCCACCATGGGAGGGCAATGGCCAAGCCAAGCCTTGCGCTCTGCCGCGCAAATGGGCGAAGTCGCCGGAATGATCAGGATGCGGCCCCAGCCAGACGAAAGGATTGCCCGCGCGCTCCGCCTGTGGCTCGGAACGCTTGCGGTCCTGCTGATGGCTGCCCTGCCGGGACCGGTCGCGCCCGAGCGCAGCGGTCTTCCCAGCCATTTCTCGCTCGCCCGGATCGAGCCGGCGCTGGTGACGCAACAGGCGGGTGCGGTGGTCCTTCGGCACGAGGCCGTACAGCTCAGGCCGCTGCCCGCCGCGACGAAGCCGCCCTGTATCGTGCCGGTTGCGCCTTCTGCGCCCGCTACGCTGCTTTTGGCCGGGGTGGAACTTGTCCTTCCCGCCTCGCGCAGCCCGCCGACTGCCCGCGCCCGCGCACCCCCGTTGTCCTGAGTTCGCACATTCGTTGTCCTGCGTTTCACGTGGAAACGCGGGGCGCCAACTCATGCGTTCAATAGGACATCCCCATGACCATCGAATTCCGCGACCCGGCCCCGAGCCGGACGATCGAACATGATCGCCAGCCCCATTTCGTCCCGCCACCGCCGCAGCGGCCACAGGCGCCCGAGCTGCCACGCCGGACCACGACCGAGCAGCGTTCACCGAAATCGGTGCTGCTTCACTGGTTGCTGATGCTGGGAGGCTGTGCCGCCATCACCCTGATCGGGCGCTGGCTGAGCTAGCAGCGCAATGCGAAGGGCGGCCGAAGGGGCCGCCCTGATATTCGATCAATAGCTGATCGCCGCATGTTCCCTCAGTTCCTCGACCGGGGGACGACCGAAGCCGAAAAATTCGA
This window encodes:
- the zapE gene encoding cell division protein ZapE; this translates as MATVSELYEARVKAGQLAPDDAQRGVLPALDRLVRDLAARPAPQAQKSGWLSRLMKPGNGAADTPPVKGIYLWGGVGRGKSMLMDLVMDAAPLDQKRRVHFHEFMQEVQGALEAVRKTGQQDVVRPVARSIAEKVKLLCFDEMQITDIADAMIVGRLFQILFEEGVTVVTTSNRVPEDLYKNGLNRQLFLPFIALLRERLEVIELASATDHRQNRDEGGQVWFTPADSIARSHMDLLWREETAGAPAQPLMLEVKGRKVEIPEHVGRIGRASFWELCGKPLGPADYLAMAEALDLLFIDSIPRLSQSNYNEAKRFVTLIDALYEAKVRLIASAADNPERLYAEGEGAFEFERTASRLHEMRDADWGRG
- a CDS encoding MFS transporter yields the protein MDMTVDEALTHGGAGRFQQRLLGIFGLVWAADAMQVLAIGFTAASIATSFGLTVPQALQTGTLFFLGMFAGATLFGRIADRIGRRNVLLLTVLCDALFGLASAFAQDFTMLLALRFLTGMAVGGTLPVDYALMAEFLPPRNRGRWLVWLEGFWAVGTIVIALTAWIAHLAGAAEAWRWIFGVAALPAVIGVVMRLWVPESPMFLLRHGKEEKARAVVNRVLAGNGARHLGPETRLVAPAAPEVGQGIFGPELRRRSLAIFATWFLVSVSYYGVFVWLPSQLVSGGAGFVKSYGFLVLLALAQIPGYALAAFGVEAWGRKLTLQLFLVLSAAGCFLFTLATTPLMGGLALLLMSFALLGTWGALYAITPELYPTGLRATGMGTASAVARVGGLLAPSLLGLVVAQGFGIAIGAFAALLVLAAVTTLMIGPETRDRAIG